A window from Eubalaena glacialis isolate mEubGla1 chromosome 1, mEubGla1.1.hap2.+ XY, whole genome shotgun sequence encodes these proteins:
- the CARF gene encoding calcium-responsive transcription factor isoform X1 — MECQYGPRRKGFQLKKISEQESRSCQLYKATCPARIYIKKVQKFPEYRVPTDPKIDRKIIRTEQEKAFNMLKKNLVDAGGVLRWYVQLPTQQAHQYHELETPCLPLSPSSFPMSSLEEEETAVRDENCALPSRLHPQVAHKIQELVSQGIQQVYAVRKQLRKFVERELFKPDEVPERHNLSFFPTVNDIKNHIHEVQKSLRNGDNVYNSEIIPATLQWTTDSGNILRETVTVTLAEGNSQGEAISSRVETNQTRGSLSPEPAHLLSSLSSFQPKIFTQLQGLQLQPRFTSSDGSPALISVNNHPSSSPSRLLDSTGSAVMNNNSLLLGQTHCLQTDTCLTQNNSISSTMGNLPGPDQNLVAVDQLVEVGNVEDTENLEGNVHRILLGNVQTIPIQIIDSHPALIEESPEGTISVNQVKQEPKEPALSMEAKKNLDCKKLSAT, encoded by the exons ATGGAGTGTCAGTATGGGCCAAGAAGAAAAGgtttccagttaaaaaaaatcagtgagcaGGAAAGCAGGTCTTGTCAGCTCTACAAAGCTACTTGTCCAGCCCG gATTTACATTAAAAAGGTACAGAAATTTCCTGAATATAGAGTTCCTACAGACCCCAAAATTGACAGGAAAATAATCCGAACGGAGCAGGAAAAAGCCTTTAACATGCTAAAGAAGAACTTGGTAGATGCTGGTGGTGTTCTTAG GTGGTATGTACAGTTACCTACGCAGCAAGCTCATCAGTATCACGAATTAGAGACTCCCTGCCTCCCTTTATCACCTTCCTCTTTTCCTATGTCTTCTCTTGAAGAAGAGGAAACTGCAGTTAGAGATGAGAACTGTGCATTACCCTCACGTCTACATCCTCAAGTAGCACATAAAATTCAAGAATTAGTATCACAGGGAATACAACAAGTGTATGCAGTAAGGAAACAGCTAAG AAAATTTGTGGAAAGGGAACTGTTCAAACCTGATGAGGTACCTGAAAGACATAATTTATCCTTTTTTCCAACTGTAAATGATATAAAAAATCACATCCATGAGGTACAGAAATCCTTGAGAAATGGAGATAATGTATATAACTCAGAGATTATTCCAGCAACG CTTCAATGGACTACAGATAGTGGGAATATTCTCAGAGAGACTGTGACAGTTACACTTGCAGAAG gaAATTCACAAGGAGAAGCAATTTCCAGCAGAGTGGAAACAAATCAGACAAGGGGTTCTTTGTCTCCAGAGCCAGCGCACTTGCTGTCCTCACTTTCTTCATTTCAGCCAAAAATATTCACACAACTACAG GGTTTGCAGTTGCAACCAAGATTCACTTCTTCTGATGGATCACCAGCTCTGATATCAGTAAATAATCACCCCTCCTCCAGTCCTTCAAGACTTCTGGATTCAACAGGAAGTGCTGTAATGAATAATAATTCTCTACTGCTTGGTCAAACTCATTGCCTTCAAACAGATACATGCCTAACCCAAAACAATAGTATTTCTTCTACCATGGGTAACCTTCCAGGACCAGATCAAAATCTGGTTGCAGTGGATCAGCTGGTGGAAGTTGGAAATGTTGAGGATACAGAGAATCTGGAAGGGAATGTTCATCGGATTCTGCTGGGAAATGTGCAGACCATTCCAATACAGATTATAGACAGCCACCCAGCTCTTA TTGAAGAAAGTCCAGAAGGTACCATTTCTGTGAACCAAGTTAAGCAAGAACCCAAAGAACCAGCATTAtctatggaagcaaaaaaaaatttggacTGTAAGAAATTGTCTGCTACATAA